One stretch of Rathayibacter festucae DSM 15932 DNA includes these proteins:
- a CDS encoding PhoX family protein — protein sequence MTDTARRPLLLPMAGHVRGKRSPVTCALKCANACSTAACNTSHNSSFRDIVARQISRRSALGLGLAGAVTVAVASAGGAPTAEAAVAGAAVGGSPLAFTPIAPVPYTVDEFTVPEGFAWQPIIRWGDPLFADSPAFDIRNQTEAAQAAQFGYNNDYTDIVEIPGSKRLRALLVVNHEYTNESIMFPAAQLEAEPERVRAVGRAAHGLSVVELVRTAVDRPWSYVQGGEHNRRYLLDTPYEVTGAAAGSALLKTAADPTGRSVFGTLGNCSGGTTPWGTILSGEENFNGYFRATATSDAEKRYGLADAETARLWELDDPRFDARTPGYENEPNRFGWIVEFDPFEPESTPKKHTALGRLKHEGANVIVAPDGRVVAYQGDDERFDYLYKFVSTKRYLEGDRAHNKTLLEEGDLFVASFTGDSPVAEITGTGAVPSDGGFDGIGAWLPLVLDGASMIAGMSVEEVLVHTRMAADIAGATKMDRCEDVQPSLVSGRIYVACTNNSNRGTEGKEGPTEVNPRSENRDGHIVEIIEDGGDQTGRTFTWNLLMLCGDVAQGDTVYFSGFPVDQVSPISCPDNLAFDSVGNLWISTDGAPSGIGYNDGLFKVALEGADRGRVEQFLSVPRDAETCGPIVHDQDQHVFVAVQHPGEEGTFEAPSSYFPDFASAGVVAAGAVAAPRPTIVQILPASQLVTPTPTPTAGPTTAPTAAPTAGPTAAPTAAPTAAPTAMPTAGPTAGPTAVPTAAPTGTPVPLPVGGGTTGGLASTGVESVGLVAGAAALLTAGAAALGLGARRRAAGTEAEPEA from the coding sequence ATGACCGACACCGCCCGCCGCCCGCTCCTCCTCCCCATGGCGGGGCACGTGCGCGGCAAGCGCAGCCCCGTCACCTGCGCCCTGAAGTGCGCGAATGCGTGCTCGACCGCCGCCTGCAACACCTCGCACAACAGCTCGTTCCGCGACATCGTCGCCCGGCAGATCTCGCGCCGCAGCGCGCTCGGCCTCGGCCTGGCCGGCGCGGTCACCGTCGCCGTCGCCTCGGCCGGCGGCGCCCCCACCGCGGAGGCCGCCGTCGCCGGCGCCGCGGTCGGCGGCTCCCCGCTCGCCTTCACCCCGATCGCCCCGGTGCCGTACACGGTCGACGAGTTCACCGTCCCCGAGGGCTTCGCCTGGCAGCCGATCATCCGCTGGGGCGACCCGCTCTTCGCCGACAGCCCCGCGTTCGACATCCGGAACCAGACGGAGGCGGCCCAGGCCGCGCAGTTCGGCTACAACAACGACTACACCGACATCGTCGAGATCCCCGGCTCGAAGCGCCTGCGCGCCCTGCTGGTCGTGAACCACGAGTACACGAACGAGTCGATCATGTTCCCAGCCGCGCAGCTCGAGGCGGAGCCCGAGCGCGTGCGCGCCGTCGGCCGCGCCGCCCACGGCCTCAGCGTCGTCGAGCTGGTCCGCACCGCCGTCGACCGCCCCTGGTCCTACGTCCAGGGCGGCGAGCACAACCGCCGCTACCTGCTGGACACCCCCTACGAGGTCACCGGCGCCGCGGCCGGCTCGGCGCTGCTGAAGACCGCCGCCGACCCGACGGGGCGCTCCGTCTTCGGCACGCTCGGCAACTGCTCCGGCGGCACCACGCCGTGGGGCACCATCCTCTCCGGCGAGGAGAACTTCAACGGCTACTTCCGCGCCACCGCGACCAGCGACGCCGAGAAGCGCTACGGCCTCGCCGACGCCGAGACCGCCCGCCTGTGGGAGCTCGACGACCCGCGCTTCGACGCCCGCACGCCCGGCTACGAGAACGAGCCCAACCGCTTCGGCTGGATCGTCGAGTTCGACCCCTTCGAGCCCGAGTCCACCCCGAAGAAGCACACCGCGCTCGGCCGCCTCAAGCACGAGGGCGCGAACGTCATCGTCGCCCCCGACGGCCGCGTGGTCGCCTACCAGGGCGACGACGAGCGCTTCGACTACCTGTACAAGTTCGTCTCGACGAAGCGCTACCTCGAGGGCGACCGCGCGCACAACAAGACGCTGCTGGAGGAGGGCGACCTCTTCGTCGCGAGCTTCACCGGCGACTCCCCCGTCGCCGAGATCACCGGCACCGGCGCGGTCCCCTCGGACGGCGGCTTCGACGGCATCGGCGCCTGGCTGCCCCTGGTCCTCGACGGAGCGTCGATGATCGCCGGCATGAGCGTCGAGGAGGTGCTCGTGCACACCCGCATGGCCGCCGACATCGCCGGCGCGACCAAGATGGACCGCTGCGAGGACGTCCAGCCGAGCCTGGTCAGCGGCCGGATCTATGTGGCCTGCACCAACAACTCCAACCGCGGCACCGAGGGCAAGGAGGGGCCGACCGAGGTCAACCCGCGCTCGGAGAACCGCGACGGCCACATCGTCGAGATCATCGAGGACGGCGGCGACCAGACCGGCCGCACCTTCACCTGGAACCTGCTGATGCTGTGCGGCGACGTCGCGCAGGGCGACACGGTCTACTTCTCCGGCTTCCCGGTCGACCAGGTCTCGCCGATCTCCTGCCCGGACAACCTCGCCTTCGACTCCGTCGGGAACCTCTGGATCTCGACCGACGGCGCGCCCAGCGGCATCGGCTACAACGACGGCCTGTTCAAGGTGGCGCTCGAGGGCGCCGACCGCGGCCGGGTGGAGCAGTTCCTCTCGGTCCCGCGCGACGCCGAGACCTGCGGGCCGATCGTGCACGACCAGGACCAGCACGTGTTCGTGGCGGTCCAGCACCCGGGCGAGGAGGGCACCTTCGAGGCGCCGAGCTCGTACTTCCCGGACTTCGCTTCTGCGGGAGTCGTCGCCGCGGGTGCCGTCGCGGCGCCGCGACCGACGATCGTGCAGATCCTGCCGGCCTCGCAGCTCGTGACGCCGACGCCCACGCCGACCGCGGGGCCGACCACGGCGCCGACGGCCGCGCCGACCGCGGGCCCGACCGCCGCACCGACGGCGGCACCCACCGCCGCGCCGACCGCGATGCCGACGGCCGGACCGACCGCCGGGCCCACCGCTGTGCCGACGGCCGCGCCGACCGGCACGCCCGTTCCGTTGCCCGTCGGCGGCGGAACGACCGGCGGACTCGCCTCGACCGGTGTCGAGAGCGTCGGTCTCGTCGCCGGCGCCGCCGCGCTGCTCACCGCGGGGGCTGCCGCACTGGGTCTGGGTGCGCGCCGCCGCGCAGCCGGCACGGAGGCCGAGCCGGAGGCCTGA
- a CDS encoding phosphatase PAP2 family protein: MSTLRSRESAVIVAVQRSPLARPLRPVARWLSFFGEHAAGWLLLGVVGAFADPSRFWAWALCDVAIVVAHGLSIVIKRVVRRPRPLGEGVEVRGTAPSKLSFPSSHASSTTAAAIVFAVMLPALWPLAVLVVLVMLLSRIVLGMHFPTDVLAGAALGTLAALAALPFLPLLSF, translated from the coding sequence ATGTCGACCCTCCGGAGCCGCGAGTCCGCGGTCATCGTCGCCGTGCAGCGCTCACCGCTGGCCCGGCCCCTGCGACCCGTCGCCCGCTGGCTCAGCTTCTTCGGCGAGCACGCCGCGGGCTGGCTGCTGCTGGGCGTGGTCGGTGCGTTCGCCGATCCATCGCGCTTCTGGGCGTGGGCGCTCTGCGACGTCGCGATCGTCGTGGCGCACGGGCTGTCGATCGTGATCAAGCGCGTCGTCCGGCGGCCGCGGCCCCTCGGCGAGGGCGTCGAGGTGCGGGGGACGGCGCCGAGCAAGCTCAGCTTCCCGAGCTCGCACGCGTCCTCGACCACCGCGGCGGCGATCGTGTTCGCCGTGATGCTGCCCGCGCTCTGGCCGCTCGCCGTCCTCGTGGTGCTGGTGATGCTGCTGTCGCGCATCGTGCTCGGGATGCACTTCCCGACCGACGTGCTCGCGGGCGCGGCGCTCGGCACGCTCGCGGCGCTGGCCGCGCTGCCGTTCCTCCCGCTGCTGTCGTTCTAG
- a CDS encoding LuxR C-terminal-related transcriptional regulator: MTRVVLVDDHSIFRSGLRADLAPELDVVGEAADVDSAVALVAAERPDVVLLDVHLPGGAGGGGAEVLRRSAAHLDAVRFLALSVSDAAEDVVGVIRAGARGYITKASSGAEVSRAVLAVAGGDAVFSPRLAGFVLDAFGALSGEQAESVDELDRLSAREREVMRLIARGYAYKEAAAELFISVKTVESHVSAVLRKLQLSSRYELTAWASARRLL; encoded by the coding sequence GTGACCCGCGTCGTGCTGGTCGACGACCACTCCATCTTCCGCTCCGGTCTACGCGCCGATCTCGCCCCCGAGCTCGACGTCGTGGGCGAGGCGGCCGACGTCGACTCCGCCGTCGCGCTGGTCGCGGCCGAGCGTCCGGATGTCGTGCTGCTCGACGTGCACCTGCCCGGCGGCGCGGGTGGCGGCGGGGCCGAGGTCCTGCGCCGCAGCGCCGCGCACCTCGACGCGGTGCGCTTCCTGGCGCTGAGCGTCTCGGACGCGGCGGAGGACGTGGTCGGCGTCATCCGCGCCGGCGCCCGCGGCTACATCACCAAGGCGAGCTCCGGCGCCGAGGTCAGCCGGGCGGTCCTCGCGGTGGCCGGCGGCGACGCCGTCTTCTCGCCGCGCCTGGCCGGCTTCGTCCTCGACGCGTTCGGGGCCCTGAGCGGCGAGCAGGCGGAGTCCGTCGACGAGCTCGACCGCCTCTCGGCCCGCGAGCGCGAGGTGATGCGCCTCATCGCCCGCGGCTACGCCTACAAGGAGGCCGCCGCCGAGCTCTTCATCTCGGTGAAGACCGTCGAGTCCCACGTCTCCGCGGTGCTCCGCAAGCTCCAGCTCTCCTCCCGCTACGAGCTGACCGCCTGGGCCTCGGCCCGCCGCCTCCTCTGA
- a CDS encoding ATP-binding protein, producing the protein MSTPTFPSTAAHPPRRRPSPGRSSAGRPASARPPLRRPRRMVLGGVCAALAEHLGPRPGTVRFLMIVATLLGGGGALLYLWLWALVPLRDAGADSGAQTGGVRRSVPVAVLLVGVAGAATLSVVVALRGGDDADVTRALAAVAVLSGGAVAWSLGPDRGDPSRSARSSALVRLAACAVLVVAGAAVLTARPSAVNAVLAVGVLLVAAGVLAAPRVVTLWAELMGERAARVREEQRAEIAAHLHDSVLQTLALIQNRAGASSEVARIARAQERELRDWLFERDVPVANDLAAEIRAMAAAIELDWPATLEVVAVGASVPGAAPVLAATREAMLNAARHAGGEVSVYVESSATGVDVFVRDRGPGVDLGALPGDRLGIRESIVGRMARAGGSATVRPGAGGSGTEVHLRLPAGAER; encoded by the coding sequence GTGAGCACACCCACCTTCCCGAGCACCGCGGCGCACCCGCCGCGGCGTCGGCCGTCCCCGGGCCGATCGTCCGCGGGCCGGCCCGCCTCGGCCCGGCCTCCGCTGCGCCGCCCGCGCCGGATGGTCCTCGGCGGCGTGTGCGCGGCGCTCGCCGAGCACCTGGGCCCGCGCCCGGGGACGGTGCGCTTCCTCATGATCGTCGCGACGCTGCTGGGCGGCGGCGGCGCGCTGCTCTACCTGTGGCTGTGGGCGCTCGTGCCCCTGCGCGACGCGGGCGCGGACTCCGGTGCGCAGACCGGCGGTGTGCGGCGGTCGGTCCCGGTCGCCGTGCTGCTCGTCGGCGTCGCCGGAGCCGCGACGCTCTCGGTCGTGGTCGCGCTGCGCGGGGGCGACGACGCCGACGTCACCCGGGCGCTCGCCGCCGTCGCGGTGCTCTCCGGCGGCGCCGTCGCCTGGAGTCTCGGACCCGACCGCGGCGATCCGTCGCGCTCGGCGCGCTCCTCCGCCCTGGTCCGCCTCGCCGCCTGCGCCGTGCTCGTCGTCGCCGGGGCCGCCGTGCTCACGGCCCGCCCGAGCGCGGTCAACGCGGTCCTCGCCGTCGGCGTCCTCCTGGTGGCCGCGGGCGTGCTCGCCGCGCCCCGGGTCGTCACGCTGTGGGCCGAGCTGATGGGCGAGCGCGCGGCGCGGGTGCGCGAGGAGCAGCGCGCCGAGATCGCCGCGCACCTGCACGACTCGGTGCTGCAGACCCTCGCGCTGATCCAGAACCGGGCGGGTGCCTCGAGCGAGGTCGCCCGCATCGCCCGCGCGCAGGAGCGGGAGCTGCGCGACTGGCTCTTCGAGCGGGACGTCCCGGTCGCGAACGACCTGGCGGCCGAGATCCGCGCCATGGCGGCCGCGATCGAGCTCGACTGGCCGGCGACGCTCGAGGTGGTCGCGGTGGGGGCCTCGGTGCCGGGCGCCGCCCCCGTGCTCGCGGCGACCCGCGAGGCGATGCTGAACGCCGCCCGGCACGCGGGTGGCGAGGTCTCGGTCTACGTCGAGTCGTCGGCCACCGGGGTCGACGTCTTCGTGCGCGACCGCGGTCCCGGAGTCGACCTCGGCGCGCTCCCCGGCGACCGCCTCGGCATCCGCGAGTCGATCGTCGGCCGGATGGCGCGCGCCGGCGGCAGTGCGACGGTGCGGCCCGGAGCGGGCGGCTCGGGCACCGAGGTCCACCTGCGCCTGCCGGCGGGGGCCGAGCGGTGA